The DNA segment ATGGGAAAACTGGGACTTTCGACAACCTTTCATAGAGAAtgtaaaatgatttcattttaacaGTGCACTGCAGTCTTGTGAAGAAGCTACATGTGGTTCTAACTGTGAATTCTGTCTAGTTAAGCTGTTATAATTGGTCTAACACAGATGTTTTAACTGTATTAGTGCcacattctgttttgttttataaagtttttctGAACTGCAAAATGAACATTCTGAATAGCTGTtcccaataaaaaacattttcttatgctaatgtaatgcaaaagacagaaataacatGTTGCACTATTCAGTGGCAGTGAATTTTGATGCAAAAACCCAAATATTAACAATGTATGTTGAGTTAATATACagatagttattttaaaaaaaattcagaacagCATTgcaattagattttatatatatatatattatatatatctataatatattatatattaaaataaaatattcaaaaatatatattgcaataatagtatatgtaatatttaagtactataatacataaaatatatatataaaatgttaatataaataataaaaaaattttttaatttaaataatttaagctatatatatcacataattaaaaatatgtactttaataagaatatataatatatacatacaataatcACAAGTTGTACACTGTGTCTATGGTCCTGTTTATTCTCtctatattttgtataaaaaaagacttttacaattatttaactaataataaatttagctgagtaaatgttaaaagtaaaaatgttaatataatgaaaaaaaaaaaaaaaaacctgcaataaaaatgatttcagaatgcttttatcaatcaaaaacaaaagacaCAAGTCCACACCAACCATTGCAATGCTACTAACAAATATAATGAAAGAATTATGTGCAAAACATCATTAAACATGTCAGGCATGTTGATCACAGACTGGAAAGTGCTTCACTGTACGGATGTATTGAAGTATTGTGAGAAAGATCTGTTTATGCCTGTCTGCAGCCTCTTGGATCACTTTAGGTGATTTAAGATGTTGCCAGTCACAGCAGAAGACTGATGAAGGTTAGGTAGTAGTCTGAAAGTAAAACATTCGCTTATCGCCTCAGGGTTGCCCACCGCAGGATTTCCCTCAAAGAACCAAAAATACACCGGTTCATCAATGACCTGCTGTGATCCACAGCTTTGGCTCATTCACGACTGACATCCATCAAACACAAAActcagaaaagaaaacatttaaaagacaatAATGAAATGCTAAATACAATATTTGTACTTAGTTAGTGAATCTATTAGTTGTGGAACTGCAGTGAAATGTCTGTCCAAACACAGATTGTGTGCTGCCATACGCAAGTGACAGGAGCTGAAAAAGTGagagaatatttttatataataaagtatattgtttattaaaaatactgtagttCATTATCATATGCAAGCCTATTTCTGCTATGGGATAAAAAAATGGTAacctcacaattcagacttcagaatttgaaaatcacaatttcaagatataaacacaattctgAGCAAAAAATCAATTCATAACTcgcttttattatatatactgtaaaaggttgcaattctgagaagtgtgaattgtgagatttgtgacaaggaaaaaaaaaaataattgaattctGAGGTAAAAAGTTGCCGTTACCTATTATTCTTTGTTTATTATTCTGTgatagaaacaaaaaaacagttctgAGAATTCTCGATATTTATTATGagacaaaagtcagaattctgagtttacatctcacaatttttttttctcagaaatgtgagtttatatcttgcaattgggGGGAAAAAGTGCAatttgtgatataaactcagaattgcaaggggGAAAAtccaaattgtaagataaaaagtcacaattaccttttttatttttgatcctTAACACAAATGTGGAGTGGAGTGAAATGTTTCAGACACATctggcaaacaaacaaataatccaacaattttcaaatgcattacaaaatttaaccaaaattttcaaaacattaaaataaagacaacaaaATTGGAGCTTAAGTTCAAAACTGTGCATGTGTTTAAAGCAAAAGTTAACcaaaattttcaaaacattaaaataaagacaatatcCTGTGTTATTGTTAAAGCAGCAAAACTGAACATTAATTGAGAATAAAGAGGAATATGATGTGAATGCTCCCACAGATGTGTGTCAGCCGGCAGTTTGTGAGGATCTGATGTGAATGAGAGCTGGAGAGGATGAAGGTAgtgtctgtggtgtgtttggTACCCTGGGCGCACCCTGATGACCTCTGGGCGTCTTTGGGGGAACATCAGGATATAAAGGCAACGAGAAGGCTTGTTTTTCACAGCCCCCTATACTCTCCCCCTCAATTTtccttttttccaaaaaaccccCCCACGCTCTACTTCAGCGTCTGTCGTCGTTTAGTTCTGTGAGGCACGAGGCTGCTGAACATCAGCCGAGGATCAAACCTGAACCTGGTGAAACAGTGACAAGTGAGCTGGAAGTTTGATTTCCTACCATCTTAATAATAATACTGCTATTCCCAGTGAATGCTGATTGTTGAAGTGTTAAGGAAGCACTGACTGTGAGTCGTAGACGCCTGGCGTTCTGCAGGACCGTCCCGAGCAGGACTGCAGCATCATTAGACGGTGGTTCATCTTCTCCAGGACTTCCTGATCGATGCTCTTGGCGATGTTACTCAGCTGAAACGGGTCTGCTGTTAGGTTATAGACCTCCACAAACACCTGCGAGCAAAGACGGTGTgctattattacagttattaatacatattaaatattcatattttttaattaatgttaattcgCTGTTGGTAGCACCAGCTTTTATTTTTACCTCGTTATCATCAAATTCACAGTACTGTAAGTTGGCGGCCTGTGCTACTGTGCGAACGCAGGCGTACGTGTTATTGTATGAGTCTTCACACACACAGTCGGGGAAACACTCCTGCAGAGACAACAGCTGTGTTACAGCACTCATTTTTTGTGATTACTGTAATAACTCTTTATTTGTGGCACGCAGAGCCTCACCGAGACCCCGGGGCCCAGCAGAGGGCAGGCTGGGTCTGAAGTGTTGCTTCCTTCTCCCTCATATTCCACCAGTATATCAGATCTCCACGTGCTGCTGTTCCCTTTACTGGTCTGAGACACAAAGACACGCCAAATCAATCGCAACCCATTGTTTATTTATCACTTAAGTTAATTATACTGAACGTGTAACAAGAAGCACTACAAAATTACATTCATTATGCCCCAAATGACCAACAATACAAAAaccattaattaatataataataaattaaatttaaaaaattaaaaaattaaaaaagcaatcacaataataaaaagaaatgacatCCCGTCCATCTGAGTTTCATTGACGTTGTATCCTGCGATGTCCAGAATCGTTGGACCCAAATCCACATTTGCTATAAGTAACtgttaaaacagacaaaaaaagcaaataaatcttatataaaaaccttttctgttaatgtaaatattacatatacatgctattattattatagtgtgcatacataaacaaaaaatcaaataacaaatcTGGTTTACAATcaaaacttgtttgaaaacaaaaaaacgattAGTAAAAAAtcccaataattaaaaaaaaaaaaatcaaacaaacaaatacataataattaaataatgtgagaaagttaaaaaaagaaagaactgaaaaagaaataaattttaagaaaaaaattaaaggaagaaataaaaaataagaaaatacaggaacaagtcattttttttttttttttaaatacttgtttaTATTACCGGGCTTGTCTGGTTGGGTTTGATATTAGGCCCTCGCACCAACAGAGGAACTCTGATATCAAATTCATAGAGTTGCCTCTTATCCACCGGAAGAGAAAACTGGCCTGAGAGAAGAAACAGACACATGACAAAATAAAAGCTAGGTAAagttaaagaaaacacatttctcCGCTATATTACTCATTGCGTACCTGTGTGGTATCCGTTGTCAGAGGTGAAAATAACGTAGGTGTTGCTTAGCTCTCCTCTGACCTCCAACTTTCTCACCACCTTCTCCACCAGGTCGTCTACTGATAGTAAAGTGCGCCACCTGGTGGAACACATCATCAGTGTCGCATTACTTCATGTGCAGTATCAATATCAAGTGTGATTTAAAAGCATCTGAATACCGTTTTCTGTAGGCGTTATCCAAGAACTCCACCGAAGAGTTTGTCATGGGTGTCTTTGCTTGTCTGATGAGCCAGTGCTTGTCCTGAAAAGCAGGTTGAAATGCTGCCACATACTCCAAAGACAATCCAATCAGAATAT comes from the Cyprinus carpio isolate SPL01 chromosome B4, ASM1834038v1, whole genome shotgun sequence genome and includes:
- the gnsa gene encoding N-acetylglucosamine-6-sulfatase, whose translation is MALFVFNSASKMVSSPFVILHFILICVTLHCNNLAEAKMNPRANIVLILTDDLDVSIGGMIPLVKTKKLIGDAGITFTNTFVASPLCCPSRASILTGKYPHNHHVVNNTLEGNCSSTAWQKTQEPETFPAFLQKQGTYQTFFAGKYLNEYGNKKAGGVEHVPPGWDHWFALERNSKYYNYTLSVNGRAQRHGQNYSEDYLTDVLANISIDFLENKSNRRPFFMMVSTPAPHSPWTAAPQYESSFPNTEAPRDPNFNIHGKDKHWLIRQAKTPMTNSSVEFLDNAYRKRWRTLLSVDDLVEKVVRKLEVRGELSNTYVIFTSDNGYHTGQFSLPVDKRQLYEFDIRVPLLVRGPNIKPNQTSPLLIANVDLGPTILDIAGYNVNETQMDGMSFLFIITSKGNSSTWRSDILVEYEGEGSNTSDPACPLLGPGVSECFPDCVCEDSYNNTYACVRTVAQAANLQYCEFDDNEVFVEVYNLTADPFQLSNIAKSIDQEVLEKMNHRLMMLQSCSGRSCRTPGVYDSQFRFDPRLMFSSLVPHRTKRRQTLK